The genomic region CACCGGCCAGCGGACGCTGCTCGTCCGCGTGGGCCGCCAGGACCCGGCGAAGATCCAGCGCGAGTCCGACCGGGGCGGGAAGGCGCGGGTGGCGCTCTTCCTCGACTCGGCGGCGCGCGTGGCCGCCTTCCGCGAGGAGGCGGCGGCCGCCGGGCTGGCGCGCCTCGATCGCGTGGAGCTCTACGCCCCCGACGCGGCCCTGCTGCGCCAGCTCGCGCCGCGGGAGGAGCGCCGGCAGAAGCTCTCGCTCACCGTCGTGGGCGATCACCTCTACCTCGAGGTGGCCGGCGAGAGCCTCGACGGGCCGCTGCACCGCGGGTGAGCGGCGGCCGCGGCCCGGGCGCGCGCTCGAAGGCGCTCCAAAGAGAGAGCCCCCTCCCGCTCGCGCGGCAGGGGGCTCGGGGGAGGGGACCGGCCCTCCCCGGCGTAAAGCGGACCTACGGCGCCTCGGCGCGGGTCTTCACGTAGAAGTCGAGCGTGAGATCCGCGTTCCAGTCCTGCTGCGGCAGGTTCACCGCGCCCTGGACCGTCATGGCGAGCATCACGCCCATCTGCTTGTTGGCGAGGTAGTCGGCGAGGTTCACGTCGCCCTTCCTCACGAAGTGGAGCTTCGTGGGATCGACCGCGCCGCCGGCGGGCCGCGTGTAGGTGGCGATCACCGTGGCCTGCGCGCCCGACGGGTCCACGGCGGGGTCGAAGACCTTGAGCGCGGCGCTGTCCACGCCGGCGAGGTCGCCGGTGGTGGACTTCATCGCCACGTCGGCGCCGTTGAGGGTGATGACCGTGGACACCTTGATGGTGCCGTTCGGATCGTTCTTGGTGAGCGGGATGTCGGCTTCGAAGGTACTGCTGGCGGGCGGCAGGGCCACCTGGACCGGCACGTCGACCGGCCCGGCAATCGGCACGCCGAGGTGGCTCGTCCCGGGCAGGCCCCCGAAGTCGTGGGTGATGGCGATCGACTTCTCCTCGGCCTGGGCGAAGAAGAGCCCGCCGCAGCCGGCGAGGGCGAAGGCGGTGACGAGGAGCAGGGCCGCGCGCTGGAGGTTCTTGGTCATGGGTGCGCTCCCTAGAACAGGTACAGGAGGAAGCCGAGGTTGACGGAGGGCCCGCGCACGCTGATCTGCGGGTTGGTGGCGGAGGTGACGGCCCCCGGGTTGCTGGCGTCGGCCGCCGCCTTGAAGTTCTTGGCCTCGGTCTGGAGCCAGAAGAGGCCGCCGCGGAGGAAGAAGACGAAGCGGTTCTGGGCGCCGAACTCGAGGCCGAGCTGGGCCTGCTGGTAGGCGTAGCCGATCTGCTTCAGGGCGATCTTGGCCGCCGCGCTGGACGAGTCGGGGGCGTACTTGCTGGCGTCGCCGTCGAACATCTGGCCGTACTCGAAGTGCAGCGTGGGCACCACGCCCCAGTGGAAGGGGAGCAGCGTCACGCCGCCGTGCAGGCCGCCGGAGAGGACGTTGAAGTTGCCGCCCGCCTCGAGCCGCAGGAAGCGGTAGGGCCGGAAGACGAGCGAGAGGCCCGAGATGTCGGGGGCGCCCAGGTCGAGCTGCAGGCCGAGGTGCGTGCCGTCGTACATCGCGTACCAGGGCTGCCGCGGCGCGGGCGCGGCAGCCGGCTGCTCGAGCGCGGCGGTGCGGACGGCGAAGTCGGCGCCGGGCGCCGGCGGGATCGGGGCGGGGGGCACCGCGACGGCGCCCGCGGCGGCGGCCTTCTCGTCGGCGGAGGCGGCGACGGCCGAGACCTTGGCATCCGCGGCGGCAGCGGCCGCCGAGACCTTGGCGTCGGCCGGGGCGGCGACGGCGGGAGCGGGGTCGGCCGGGGCGGTCTCCGGGGCCGCAGTCACCGCTGGAGCGGGGCCCGCGCCCGGGGGCGTCGGGTCGGCGGCGCCGGCGAGGGCCAGCAGCGCCAGGAGGGGGGCGATGGTCATGAAGACTCCTTCGGCCAGATTGGGGCTGCGCGATAAGGGCGGCCCTCGGGTAGCCGGGCGAAGCCTAGCCCGTCTGGGGGGTCCACTGCCAGAGCGGGTCCGGCGGAACCCTTCCGGAATGCTGGCGGACGGGCGGGGATTGATTAGATACCCGGGCGTACTGGACCTCATCGGTCTATTTTGCCCAAACCCGCATCAGGACAACGGAACCTTCATGA from Anaeromyxobacter paludicola harbors:
- a CDS encoding YaeQ family protein; this encodes MALAPTLYDFDVALSHVDRGIDARLQVKTARHPSESMERVWLRVLAYCCLHEERLAFGPGLSDPDAPDLFADDLTGQRTLLVRVGRQDPAKIQRESDRGGKARVALFLDSAARVAAFREEAAAAGLARLDRVELYAPDAALLRQLAPREERRQKLSLTVVGDHLYLEVAGESLDGPLHRG